From Brassica rapa cultivar Chiifu-401-42 chromosome A06, CAAS_Brap_v3.01, whole genome shotgun sequence:
cgTGTGGATCATCGAACATGAGTTTCTTATAAGAACTTCATCGCGTGCATGAAACAGAATTAAGTAATTAAGCAAATGTGTAGTTGTTGGATTAAAGTTATAAAGTGTCACACTCATCTGTGAGGGAATTAATTGTTTTTCTGTTAAAccttgtttagaaaatatatattgattgatTCAAgggaatattaaattttttcttttgttgattCAAAGCTTTCAACTTTTAATGGAATCTTAAGATTACATCTTTTGGAGTTTGTATATGCTAGAttccttgttttttttaattatgtggATGCTCTGAATCAGATTCTGTATAGAGGTTTGACGCCTTGTAGAATATGATTTAGAAACTCTTAAACCCCCATTATTATCGAGGATCAAACTGTTATATATCTTGAAAAAGGGTTTAAGCTTAACCATCCTCTGTTTTCTTCAATGTAGGGAAGGAACGTAAAGTTTCTGAATACTACAAGAAGCAAGAGAGGCTCCTCGAAGGCTTCAATGAGATGGAGTCTATCCATGAAACCGGTTTTGCTTCTGGAGCTCCAACTGAGGTCCTTCTCTATACCCTTTTTCTTTACTCTTTATCCTTTAAGCATCCTCAGTCTTTTCTTGGTTTTTACAGGAAGAAATGAAGAAGCTTGCTAAGAGTGAGAGACTGGCTGTTCACATCTCCAACGCTACAAATTTGGTGCTTTTTGTGGCAAAGGTTTATGCCTCTATGGAGAGTAGATCCATGGCTGTGATTGCTTCAACTCTGGACTCTCTCTTGGATCTATTGTCTGGTTTTATTCTCTGGTTTACAGCTAATGCCATGAGAAAACCAAACCATTTTCATTATCCTATTGGCAAACGACGGATGCAACCTGTGGTATGATCTTCTGTCTTGTAACTCTTTGTTTGGTTTCTATAGACCAAGTGGTACTTTGTGTTCTGATTCACCAATGACCAGCTTTTTCTTGTCTCACAAGAAAACTTGCATACCTTTAAGCCAAACCAAATGGTCACAAAACTTGTGTGTTCTGCCTTGACAGGGCATCATTGTGTTTGCGTCCGTGATGGCAACTCTTGGACTGCAAGTTTTGCTAGAGTCAGGAAGGCAACTAGTCTCCAAGGTACATCTCTATGTTTCCTGGTAAATGCTTTCATCTGTTATTTGATGTGTATATAAGCAAAttctcttttacttttcttGTTTCAGAGTGGTATTCATATGAATAGCACAGAGGAGAAATGGATGATAGGGATCATGGTCTCTGTCACCATAGTGAAGTTTCTCCTCATGCTTTACTGCAGAGGTTTTCAGAACGAAATCGTTAGAGCCTACGCTCAGGATCACCTCTTTGACGTTGTCACCAATTCAATCGGCTTGGCAACAGCTGTCTTAGCAGTCAAATTCTACTGGTGGATTGATCCTTCCGGTGCTATACTTGTAagtaaaaaactttaaaaatgtgAAATGATAATGTCGTGTGGGATTTCAAAAACGTTTCTTGCTTTCCACGGTTGCAGATAGCTTTGTACACCATAGGGACATGGGCAAGAACCGTACTAGAGAACGTCCACTCGCTGATCGGACGCTCTGCACCGCCAGACTTCTTGGCGAAACTGACGTTCTTGATATGGAACCATCACGAACAAATCAAGCATATCGACACAGTAAGAGCCTACACTTTCGGTTCACACTACTTTGTGGAGGTGGACATTGTTTTGCCAGAGGACATGAGACTGCAAGAGGCTCACAACATCGGAGAGACTCTTCAGGAGAAGCTCGAGCAACTTGCTGAGGTGGAACGAGCTTTTGTTCACATAGACTTTGAGTTCACTCATCGTCCTGAACACAAGTATAGTTAGTTTTCGAGCTTTGTAGAAGAACACAGATCAGAAATAAGATTCAGGAGGTGAATGATATGAGTAATCTTCTCTCTAGTTTTTGTTCTCTAGTTTTTGTTCTCTCACGTCGTTTTGTCTGTATGGAGATAGAATGAATGTCGTTTCTCTAAATATGCGAAAGAAATGTGTGTGGTTTAACTATCGAACATTGTGTTGTCTCTATTAATGGCAAATGCACTGTATGCCGTTAGATTATGAACAAAAACAAGCAAATTAGCTTGATACGAAATTCTGTACCGGATGGTTCCCAATTTTAAGGTACCGAAGCTGATCACGCTACATGATTTTTATATCTGAAAAACCTGATCTGAACTCGAACCAAATCCAGAATGTAACATATATCCAAAAATATccaaactataaatatatatctaaaatattagctatattaataattataataattcaaatataaaaaattataatccaGTTGTAAATGTCaatatataaattactttttgaataattgaaatattttaaattattttgaatatttttgtaCATGTTTAGATATAAAAAAAGCATATCAAAACTGGATATTTCAGATACatttaaatttatcaaaaaactcaatccaaattaaaataaaaaaaattcatttcattcgaatatattttaaatatccgGAACCAAAAAATATGAACTGAATCTGATATGAGATTTTTTCGTTATATTTCTCTATATCTTTGAGTTACTTCacctattataatttttttcgttATATTTCTCTATATAGTTTTGaatctataatttttatataggCGTTTGATTCTATACATATACGAGTGAAATTATTATAACTCAAAGATTTGTAATAGGTGGAGTAACTATTTTCATGTGTTTAATCACATAAGTTATAAAACTGTTTACAactttttaaatactttttaactgcatttttatatattttgtttataattatctcttacaaattaaaaaaaaaattataaattaaaaacaatttttccaTATACGATTTCACAATTGTTAGATTATgtcatataaaaaattttatatttaatatttcaattaaatattaaatataatttatttaatttgttttattccGTGCATCTTGTCTTTTAGTAAAGTGCACTGTGTGTTGTTTGAATTCTGTTTGAAGCTAATTAATTGACTTTTCATAATCTCATTTCGGTCTATAAGAAAACTAATTTAATCACTAAACTgaaaatcctactatataaaagggactaaattcaaggcttttgaggctatccacctcagccaaaatattctcatccaaaaagaattaaaaataaatgtcatttagaagataattaattaatataaaacttttgatatttctaaaaattttaaatttgtaactgctaatttattaatagaatcatatatctatattgaattatgttctatttttaatcgttactttaagagtaaataaattattaatttataatatatatatagtttataactttatattgtagttataaataaagagaaaataaccgggaaaggtgaagaagctcatataaaattatgtaattaaaatggtaaaatggtgaatatgatgaagtgaatctaaaaaaatttgttgtacaaattatggtgctttcttcgtccactataataatttaaaataatatatattcatataaataagtcaatatttgttgttttttctttgtaagatgttaagattatcattttctgaaaggttacactgatccaaagagattagtttgtggagctaaccaaacgaggattatagtgtttactttggaaaaagtaataggttgaacgatagatggcgtgcgtgttttttcacatggaaatctgcacatatattaaaattgtaagatttgaatcatagagaaaatatagtgtatatgactgaagttgattcattctgaaactaaagatggctaaaattcttctttgtcaaaatgcatagatgtgaatcttatatgaatagagttctcaattgcttatagcagtgtaataaattccgtgtgtaaaggaaaaaaaatgttaaataagtgaaaacaaaaattatgatttttttcttgtgcctataggctcttcgcaatttgaagaagaaagaacatattgtgtgaaaatctttggctcggtcaaattttatcgagttgtttataaaactgttgttatatgattcatgtaaattttcagtgttgatttaaaagcccaagaaAACCCAGCTATACTgaccttttgatttttttctgtgatttaaatttaaaaaaaaataaaattttcgataagttatgtaaactcagaacaagtatttaactttagaaagcatttacatgtttcaaacttataatatatacatatataatgtttaaaattatgtatataaaacctgtataaaatgtgcttaaatatgtttctcttctttaatgtgttaattgtactatgtataacattattttaaaatttcaaaaagtttatgtcacattcaaaaactatcaataaaaaatataattctccatctacaaccagaaaaaagaaaaactataaacatataaatttaaattaagaaaaactaacattggaaaaacaaaaaattaatgtaaaagaaacaaaccgacaaataatattataaataaaataaatttataagacacaatccgcgcgaagcgcggaaaaaatctctagtaaagataaagaaaataaaataatgaaagtttaaattaaaaccactcaaaagagaaaaaaaagagctTGGCTATCTATCTTCCAACAAAACTTCCGTGCTTCACTGCTCTTCTCAACCAGACATTCTCTAAGCTCAGAATCATCGCCATGAAAACGTAAAAGAAGAAACACAAAGACCCAGCTCTCAGAAAACCAGCAGCCATGTCTTTTCTTCTCTCTAATCTATCTCCTTCGATACTTCTCCAAACCGGAAAATCCCCAAACCTTAGACCCATCTTCACTCCATCTCAATCGACATCGTCTTCAACAGGCTACGTGTTTGATGAAGATAGTCTCTCTACACTCTCCCTTTCTTCCGTCCAGTCTCCTCCTCTTCAAGATGCCCAGGTTAAGACAAAACCCACTCCGCAAGACAAGCATAACCACGACAGAGATgagttctacatcaatctcggtCTCGCTGTCCGTACGCTTCGTGAAGACTTGCCTTTGATCTTCGCTAAAGATCTAAACTACGACATCTACAGGTCAATTTCCTCATCTGGGTCGTTTGATTTTATTGATAATGGATGAAAGAACGAATCTTTGGATGGAGTTTACAATAAAGACCTCACCTTTGAACTTCTCTTTGTGAATTTGCAAATTTAGAttcttttatatgttttttacaGGGATGATGTAACGTTTGTGGATCCAATGAACACATTCAGTGGGATTGAGAACTACAAGTTGATCTTCTGGGCACTCAGGTTTCACGGGAAGATATTGTTCAGAGACATCTCACTTGAGATTTTCAGGGTATGGCAACCATCAGAGAACATGATTCTCATCAGGTGGACTCTCAAGGGTGTGCCTAGAGTTCCATGGGAAGCTAAAGGAGAGTTTCAAGGCACTTCTCGGTATAAACTCGACCGTAATGGCAAAATCTATGAGCATAAAGTCGATAACTTGGCTTTCAATTTCCCTCATCAGCTCAAACCTGCAGCTTCGGTTTTGGATTTGGTCACTGCTTCCCCTGCAAGTAGTCCCCATCCAACCTTCTTTTCCGGTCCTGTCGACTCGTGTTCATCTTCATGGATCGAGTTCTACCAAGCGGTGAAGCGGACAGTGGACAAGACAGAGTATATGCTTGTGACAGACAGACTAATCACATGCTCCTAGTGGAAGTAGAGTTGTTATACACATACTCAGAGACACATCCTTCTAAGGTGTATATAGGTTTTACATTTGAAGgttgtataatataatatattgtgaGTAGATCTGGTTGACTTTAAGCTTTTGAGGAAACATAAAAATGTAATGTCATTGCAGAAGCTTTATACAACTTTGTCACTACATTGGAGTTTTGTCTTTGTGATCATTTGAAATAATAGAAGCACACAGCAAAACAACATACACCTAATCAAGAATCACCATTAGCCtgagttttgttttgaaatctgGCTAGAGCCTATGTATCTCCCTGCAGTTTCCGAGTAAGCGTGAATAAGATTCAGTTCCAATAAAAGAAGCGAATAGAAAACAAGTTTCCAGCAATATGAACATACCTTTAGATTGGTTTAGAGAGGAAGCTTGTCCAAGGGTTTCAAGACTGCGACGTTACTTAGTTCTGATTTCATGTACTTGTCATAAGTGACCCTCAGTTTTCCTGTCTTCGCAGCTTTATGGAACTTTAGGATCATGTCAGAACAATCCCTGTGATAAAACAATTGTATAAAAAGGAGTTTAACCATTGTAATCAGTCAGGTGATCTGCAAGATGTTGATGTTAAAGAGACAGTTTACTTACTTCATTTGGGAGACATTGTAGTGGGTATGGCTGTTTAGAAGCGCGGTCCATACTGGTGTCATATGTAAAGTGCAGCGGGCTACATAGATGGCTGATGCGCAGAGCAACGAAGGCTTGAACTTCAAGGCTTCATACTCAACCAAGCACAGCTCTATTAGGTAGAAGGAGAgttgttgaagctgacaaaatAGTAGTATCAAATGCCTGCTTAGtcataaatgtttgtttttaCAGTTTATATAGCTAATCAGATACTAGTTCCCTCCATACCTTCTTGTTTGATTGAGCAGCTTTTAGGAACCTCAACATGAAAACGTAAGGGGTCGCTTCATTCAAACGGAACTTTAACTGTTTGAGCATAATCCTCTcctaaaaaaagaagaagattaacAATGCAAGCGACAAATAATTGTCAAAAAAAATGGCTACAGAAGTGGAACCATAAACAGAGTTTATTTATACCATTCCCAGGATTTGTTCTCTTGTGTAAGTTTCTGCGGAGATGCTAATCAAGTCTTTGATCTGCATATGGACATATACAACAGATACTGTAAGCTTAAGTTAGAAGCCATATGGAGTTGAGGAGAGGATTTGGCTTTCAGGATCAGTGTCACTTACCCTAGGATGCCAATAGTCCTCGTATTTAGATGCTAGTAATAGCGCAGTAAGACCAATCAATTGCATCTCATTTTTTTGTACTGGAACTTGGGAGAGGTAGCGATCCAATAAATTCATTGTGAGGTAGAGAGTCTCATGCATCAGATCAAATTTGGAATGAACCTGCAAACAAATAGGCAATAGCGAGATATATGATTCAGAAACTGAGTAGCGAAAATATTAAGTTGAAATGAAAAGGATAAAAAACTGCACTCACTTCGATAAGCCAATTTATCAAAATTCCACGCGTAACAGGACTAACTTTTGTCTGAGTTGACAAGTAGTATCCCAAAGCTGGATTTAAAGCCTGCAGCAGCAGCATTTCAAGTCAAAACTACTGGATTGCTTAAATTCCTCTTGTGGAATTTATTCAATATTCAAGAGCATAAGAACAAATTTAGTATGTATGTGGAACAAGTGGATTACCTCAGCAGTCCAATAGAACTGATATATGTCGTCCACGTATTCTGCAACTTCTAGCTGATTGGATTCATCATCAATGTTTGGAAGTTTTTCTTGCTGTGCAGTCTCATCATTTTTCTTATGGAATTGCAAGTAAAGTTATTAGCAAtattggaaaagaaaaaaaacaggtCACACACACAATTGCTAGTAGATTTTTGTGTGTACCTTCGATCCAGTCACTAGTAGAGATGTGAAAGACTTTCTACGTTTTGATTTTGGTCTCGCTGTAACATCCAACACTTTCGTAGCTGAGTCTGTTTTTACATCAGATGAACTCTCTCCGTGAGTATCTTCTTTGAGACCTTCTGTTTCAACCTGTTCCGGAATTGACAGTTCCGATGCAGCTTCTACAGGAGAAGGGACTGAAAGAATAGATTGTGATTTACTTCTACCGACCGGGGGCTTCTTAAGAGGACTACGGTTTTGCAGCGAGGTCTTCACAGATGTCTGGATCTTTAGTGAGAGAGAAAGCGTATTAGATATCGACTACACTACAAATCTCAATACGACTGTGACTATTGGCAGATGAAATGATCAGGAGAATAAGAGCAAACAAGAAAAGACTGAGCTTAGCAGTTCAATGATGGTAGACAGGGCAAAAATATTGTTGAGAGCTCCATATATAGTTGGCTTTTATAAGAAGAACCACTTGCATACAAAGGAATTAATGTATATTACCTTGATAGATTTCCTTGCGATACGAACGTTATTCTTACTCTGGTTGGTGCGGTCCCTGACCATAAGAAAATGAACCAGCGTATATCTCAGGCTACTGCTCCCAAATGATAATCTTAAAAAGTAATGTTTTGGTTCTCAAAGATGAGAAGCAACAGCTTCACGTCTTAACTGATGATACAATAAACAAGCATATTTACTTACGAGGGTATAGAGCCGATACTTGTCCGAGTTTTCGAGGTAAAGCTTCTGGCACTGCTTATCTGCGGGAGGACTTTGTTGCTGACTTTACTAGCTGAAACAATGCAACGCGCTCATGTCAGATACTGAACCAATCACGTTACAGCTTTAACATAAACATTTCCATCACACATCGGAAGTTTAGACAAGAAATCCATGTTACCTGGACCCTGACCCAGTTGTTTTGAATCTAAGCTTGAGACATTGTCCTGCACGAAAAATGGAAATAATCAAAATCAAGGACAGTGAGTAGAATCATAACAAATTAAGCATGATATACTAAATGATTAGCCTCACGACTCACGAGTCGTTATATAACCAGCTAACTGTAAGAAAATACCAATATCAAAGTATATTGATAACAACCTTCTTTGTGTTCTTGTCTGTGAGGCTTGTTCTTTTTAGAGATGGTAATTTTCTGCAAGagcaaacaaaacaagaaatttAATCAAAGAAAGATGTAGAATTAATTTCAGCCGATACAACAGAAAACATCTGGCAAGAGGACAATTCGTTGACAAAAGGGCTTCAAAAGAAAAGGCTTCCATTCCTTAGAAAACTAAGCCTAATGCAGCCATGCAGAGAAATTTCTAATCATAGCAACAGCTATAGATTACTGCATACCTTTGCGGATTTTCACATTTTACACCCTTCCATTTCCTGCATTGTTGCATGTTCAATAGAATGACTTTAGAACAGAAGAAATATATACTTCCTAAGCAATCAGTTTGATTAAGAAGACAATGGGAAGCTGTCAATCCGATCCACGAGAAAGCACGAAAAGAACCCTTAAAGTTAAGCAAACCTACATGGTACTGCTGCCAGAAAGCGCTGGCCTTAAAGTGTTCCCACCAAGATTACTCAAATCAGCCAATGCCTTTCTTGTGACCTTAGTATATTTCTCTGGAAAAGAGACACAGTTTCTGAATTAAACTTACAAAAATACATCCCAGAAATGTAATGATAACTAAGCTTACCAGAATTTTCATTACTGCTTTTGTTCTGGCCCGTGACTCTTGAAGTTCCCTTCTTTTTCAATAACAACAAAAATGCACTTACATGTAAAATAATTGCATAAGATCCTACAATCCCTTGAActcaaaaggaaaaggaaaaggataAACCTTCATATTGTTTGTGTTAGAAGTTGCTCCACTGCTAATTGTCACAGATTTTCTCCTAAACAATGTAAAAAGCAGAAGATTAATTTCTTAAATTAGCAATGCCTAATCTTCAATGTTCTAAGACAAATATGCACCAGTAAGAGAAACATAATCGTATTTTAAACAAACCTCAAAGGGACACGAGTCTTGTGTGCAGCACCTCTGCATAAACAGGCAAGAGTATTACTCAGATTGAACAATGAACAAATACTACCACAAGAGATGAACTTACACTTTACAAGCTGGATCAGTCTTCTGTGTATCGGAATACACTTTGAAACTCCTGGTCCATACTGTTTCAtaagtatatatacacataactTAGAACTAAACCATTTGTTGTAAGACAGAATATAATTCACCAGGCACGTACCTCGGTTCCCAAGGGTGTCATCTTTACCTAGTCGTGGTGCCTACGAACAAACAAAATCCATAGCAACTGATAGTAAGAACTCACAATAGAATGTATTCATTCGATTTCTTTCAAATTGAATCACTGAAGAGGCAAAAACCTTAACCTAACAAGAAACAATCAAAGATTTCAAACCCTAATCTCGATTAGAATTACGAGAACGATGGTTATCTCAATTGTAACCTTACGACAACAGGAACAGTCCCTCGATCTCAAACTCATCTCCTAAGAACGTAACAACAACCCTAATCTTGACGAAAATTAAGgatttttcaagaaaaagtTACCTTCGCGAACGCCATTGTCCTTCA
This genomic window contains:
- the LOC103872421 gene encoding metal tolerance protein 10 isoform X2 — protein: MATEHITRTSDQYNVELLPSDEDAPPLSSSWRLSLDTFRLPSSPSSTGHHDVRTRFSRYFRTPRKERKVSEYYKKQERLLEGFNEMESIHETGFASGAPTEEEMKKLAKSERLAVHISNATNLVLFVAKVYASMESRSMAVIASTLDSLLDLLSGFILWFTANAMRKPNHFHYPIGKRRMQPVGIIVFASVMATLGLQVLLESGRQLVSKSGIHMNSTEEKWMIGIMVSVTIVKFLLMLYCRGFQNEIVRAYAQDHLFDVVTNSIGLATAVLAVKFYWWIDPSGAILIALYTIGTWARTVLENVHSLIGRSAPPDFLAKLTFLIWNHHEQIKHIDTVRAYTFGSHYFVEVDIVLPEDMRLQEAHNIGETLQEKLEQLAEVERAFVHIDFEFTHRPEHKYS
- the LOC103872421 gene encoding metal tolerance protein 10 isoform X1, with translation MLERESCVRLVYFNFPIFSHTSNQFWFLSHNFPGTTFFFFFSKSPTQRESDRRMATEHITRTSDQYNVELLPSDEDAPPLSSSWRLSLDTFRLPSSPSSTGHHDVRTRFSRYFRTPRKERKVSEYYKKQERLLEGFNEMESIHETGFASGAPTEEEMKKLAKSERLAVHISNATNLVLFVAKVYASMESRSMAVIASTLDSLLDLLSGFILWFTANAMRKPNHFHYPIGKRRMQPVGIIVFASVMATLGLQVLLESGRQLVSKSGIHMNSTEEKWMIGIMVSVTIVKFLLMLYCRGFQNEIVRAYAQDHLFDVVTNSIGLATAVLAVKFYWWIDPSGAILIALYTIGTWARTVLENVHSLIGRSAPPDFLAKLTFLIWNHHEQIKHIDTVRAYTFGSHYFVEVDIVLPEDMRLQEAHNIGETLQEKLEQLAEVERAFVHIDFEFTHRPEHKYS
- the LOC103872423 gene encoding uncharacterized protein LOC103872423; amino-acid sequence: MSFLLSNLSPSILLQTGKSPNLRPIFTPSQSTSSSTGYVFDEDSLSTLSLSSVQSPPLQDAQVKTKPTPQDKHNHDRDEFYINLGLAVRTLREDLPLIFAKDLNYDIYRDDVTFVDPMNTFSGIENYKLIFWALRFHGKILFRDISLEIFRVWQPSENMILIRWTLKGVPRVPWEAKGEFQGTSRYKLDRNGKIYEHKVDNLAFNFPHQLKPAASVLDLVTASPASSPHPTFFSGPVDSCSSSWIEFYQAVKRTVDKTEYMLVTDRLITCS
- the LOC103872422 gene encoding putative cyclin-B3-1 isoform X3, with product MTPLGTEYGPGVSKCIPIHRRLIQLVKCKFISCGSICSLFNLSNTLACLCRGAAHKTRVPLRRKSVTISSGATSNTNNMKKGTSRVTGQNKSSNENSEKYTKVTRKALADLSNLGGNTLRPALSGSSTMKWKGVKCENPQRKLPSLKRTSLTDKNTKKDNVSSLDSKQLGQGPASKVSNKVLPQISSARSFTSKTRTSIGSIPSDRTNQSKNNVRIARKSIKTSVKTSLQNRSPLKKPPVGRSKSQSILSVPSPVEAASELSIPEQVETEGLKEDTHGESSSDVKTDSATKVLDVTARPKSKRRKSFTSLLVTGSKKNDETAQQEKLPNIDDESNQLEVAEYVDDIYQFYWTAEALNPALGYYLSTQTKVSPVTRGILINWLIEVHSKFDLMHETLYLTMNLLDRYLSQVPVQKNEMQLIGLTALLLASKYEDYWHPRIKDLISISAETYTREQILGMERIMLKQLKFRLNEATPYVFMLRFLKAAQSNKKLQQLSFYLIELCLVEYEALKFKPSLLCASAIYVARCTLHMTPVWTALLNSHTHYNVSQMKDCSDMILKFHKAAKTGKLRVTYDKYMKSELSNVAVLKPLDKLPL
- the LOC103872422 gene encoding putative cyclin-B3-1 isoform X1 encodes the protein MTPLGTEYGPGVSKCIPIHRRLIQLVKCKFISCGSICSLFNLSNTLACLCRGAAHKTRVPLRRKSVTISSGATSNTNNMKKGTSRVTGQNKSSNENSEKYTKVTRKALADLSNLGGNTLRPALSGSSTMKWKGVKCENPQRKLPSLKRTSLTDKNTKKDNVSSLDSKQLGQGPASKVSNKVLPQISSARSFTSKTRTSIGSIPSDRTNQSKNNVRIARKSIKIQTSVKTSLQNRSPLKKPPVGRSKSQSILSVPSPVEAASELSIPEQVETEGLKEDTHGESSSDVKTDSATKVLDVTARPKSKRRKSFTSLLVTGSKKNDETAQQEKLPNIDDESNQLEVAEYVDDIYQFYWTAEALNPALGYYLSTQTKVSPVTRGILINWLIEVHSKFDLMHETLYLTMNLLDRYLSQVPVQKNEMQLIGLTALLLASKYEDYWHPRIKDLISISAETYTREQILGMERIMLKQLKFRLNEATPYVFMLRFLKAAQSNKKLQQLSFYLIELCLVEYEALKFKPSLLCASAIYVARCTLHMTPVWTALLNSHTHYNVSQMKDCSDMILKFHKAAKTGKLRVTYDKYMKSELSNVAVLKPLDKLPL
- the LOC103872422 gene encoding putative cyclin-B3-1 isoform X5; translated protein: MAFAKAPRLGKDDTLGNRVWTRSFKVYSDTQKTDPACKVGAAHKTRVPLRRKSVTISSGATSNTNNMKGTSRVTGQNKSSNENSEKYTKVTRKALADLSNLGGNTLRPALSGSSTMKWKGVKCENPQRKLPSLKRTSLTDKNTKKDNVSSLDSKQLGQGPASKVSNKVLPQISSARSFTSKTRTSIGSIPSDRTNQSKNNVRIARKSIKIQTSVKTSLQNRSPLKKPPVGRSKSQSILSVPSPVEAASELSIPEQVETEGLKEDTHGESSSDVKTDSATKVLDVTARPKSKRRKSFTSLLVTGSKKNDETAQQEKLPNIDDESNQLEVAEYVDDIYQFYWTAEALNPALGYYLSTQTKVSPVTRGILINWLIEVHSKFDLMHETLYLTMNLLDRYLSQVPVQKNEMQLIGLTALLLASKYEDYWHPRIKDLISISAETYTREQILGMERIMLKQLKFRLNEATPYVFMLRFLKAAQSNKKLQQLSFYLIELCLVEYEALKFKPSLLCASAIYVARCTLHMTPVWTALLNSHTHYNVSQMKDCSDMILKFHKAAKTGKLRVTYDKYMKSELSNVAVLKPLDKLPL
- the LOC103872422 gene encoding putative cyclin-B3-1 isoform X4 — encoded protein: MAFAKAPRLGKDDTLGNRVWTRSFKVYSDTQKTDPACKVGAAHKTRVPLRRKSVTISSGATSNTNNMKKGTSRVTGQNKSSNENSEKYTKVTRKALADLSNLGGNTLRPALSGSSTMKWKGVKCENPQRKLPSLKRTSLTDKNTKKDNVSSLDSKQLGQGPASKVSNKVLPQISSARSFTSKTRTSIGSIPSDRTNQSKNNVRIARKSIKIQTSVKTSLQNRSPLKKPPVGRSKSQSILSVPSPVEAASELSIPEQVETEGLKEDTHGESSSDVKTDSATKVLDVTARPKSKRRKSFTSLLVTGSKKNDETAQQEKLPNIDDESNQLEVAEYVDDIYQFYWTAEALNPALGYYLSTQTKVSPVTRGILINWLIEVHSKFDLMHETLYLTMNLLDRYLSQVPVQKNEMQLIGLTALLLASKYEDYWHPRIKDLISISAETYTREQILGMERIMLKQLKFRLNEATPYVFMLRFLKAAQSNKKLQQLSFYLIELCLVEYEALKFKPSLLCASAIYVARCTLHMTPVWTALLNSHTHYNVSQMKDCSDMILKFHKAAKTGKLRVTYDKYMKSELSNVAVLKPLDKLPL
- the LOC103872422 gene encoding putative cyclin-B3-1 isoform X2; this translates as MTPLGTEYGPGVSKCIPIHRRLIQLVKCKFISCGSICSLFNLSNTLACLCRGAAHKTRVPLRRKSVTISSGATSNTNNMKGTSRVTGQNKSSNENSEKYTKVTRKALADLSNLGGNTLRPALSGSSTMKWKGVKCENPQRKLPSLKRTSLTDKNTKKDNVSSLDSKQLGQGPASKVSNKVLPQISSARSFTSKTRTSIGSIPSDRTNQSKNNVRIARKSIKIQTSVKTSLQNRSPLKKPPVGRSKSQSILSVPSPVEAASELSIPEQVETEGLKEDTHGESSSDVKTDSATKVLDVTARPKSKRRKSFTSLLVTGSKKNDETAQQEKLPNIDDESNQLEVAEYVDDIYQFYWTAEALNPALGYYLSTQTKVSPVTRGILINWLIEVHSKFDLMHETLYLTMNLLDRYLSQVPVQKNEMQLIGLTALLLASKYEDYWHPRIKDLISISAETYTREQILGMERIMLKQLKFRLNEATPYVFMLRFLKAAQSNKKLQQLSFYLIELCLVEYEALKFKPSLLCASAIYVARCTLHMTPVWTALLNSHTHYNVSQMKDCSDMILKFHKAAKTGKLRVTYDKYMKSELSNVAVLKPLDKLPL